The following proteins come from a genomic window of Alnus glutinosa chromosome 10, dhAlnGlut1.1, whole genome shotgun sequence:
- the LOC133878835 gene encoding hydroquinone glucosyltransferase-like, with translation MEHKPHIAILPSPGMGHLIPLVELAKILALRHDYRLTCIIPTIGSPSKAMKGVLEALPTSIDHVFLPPVNLNDLPAGEQPGIQVFLTMTRSLPSIRDVLKSLVETSRLAAVILDHTATDALDVAKELNLSPYIFFTSSALALSLLLHLPKLDETISCEYRDLPEPLKLPGCVPLDGGDLMDHVQDRKSELYKLFLRHTKRLRLAEGIMVNTSMDLQGRAVKALEEEGAGNPTIYPIGPIIQTASSTTQVNERECLSWLDNQPSGSVIFVSFGSGGTLSYDQLNELALGLELSEQKFLWVARSPNNELANAAYLSDQSHENPLTFLPEGFAERTKGQGLVVPSWAPQARVLSHDATGGFLTHCGWNSILESVMHGIPLIAWPLYSEQRMNAVLLVEDLEVALRPKANKKGLVNREEIAKIVKGLMVGEEGKRVHSRMKDMKMAAENALSAEGSSTRAISELAFKIGFKTGES, from the exons ATGGAACACAAACCCCACATAGCAATTCTACCAAGTCCAGGGATGGGTCACCTTATCCCACTTGTGGAGCTTGCCAAGATCCTTGCTCTTCGCCATGACTACCGTCTCACATGCATCATTCCCACAATTGGGTCTCCATCAAAAGCCATGAAAGGAGTCCTCGAAGCTCTCCCCACAAGCATAGACCATGTCTTTCTTCCTCCGGTGAACCTGAACGACCTCCCGGCCGGCGAACAGCCCGGAATCCAAGTTTTCCTCACCATGACTCGCTCTCTGCCATCTATTCGCGACGTGTTGAAGTCCTTGGTCGAAACTTCTCGGTTAGCCGCGGTTATCCTCGATCATACGGCCACCGACGCACTAGATGTTGCCAAGGAGCTAAACCTCTCGCCCTACATTTTCTTCACGTCAAGTGCTTTGGCTCTGTCGTTGCTCTTGCATTTGCCAAAGCTGGACGAGACGATTTCGTGCGAGTACAGAGACCTGCCGGAACCGTTGAAACTTCCGGGGTGCGTACCTCTTGACGGTGGAGATCTTATGGACCACGTTCAAGACCGGAAAAGTGAACTGTACAAATTGTTTCTTCGCCACACAAAACGGCTCCGATTGGCTGAGGGCATTATGGTTAATACGTCCATGGACTTGCAAGGAAGAGCTGTCAAAGCTTTGGAAGAGGAAGGAGCTGGAAACCCCACAATTTATCCAATTGGACCCATCATTCAAACTGCTTCAAGTACTACACAG GTTAACGAGAGAGAGTGTTTAAGTTGGTTGGACAATCAGCCAAGCGGCTCCGTCATATTTGTGTCTTTTGGGAGCGGTGGAACCCTATCCTATGATCAGCTCAATGAGCTAGCCTTAGGATTGGAATTGAGTGAGCAAAAGTTCTTATGGGTTGCAAGAAGCCCAAACAATGAATTGGCTAATGCAGCATACCTCAGTGACCAAAGCCATGAAAACCCTCTAACTTTCTTGCCGGAAGGTTTTGCTGAGAGGACCAAAGGGCAAGGACTAGTGGTGCCGTCATGGGCGCCGCAGGCCCGAGTCCTTAGCCACGACGCCACGGGCGGGTTCTTAACGCATTGCGGTTGGAATTCAATCTTGGAGAGTGTCATGCATGGCATACCTTTGATTGCATGGCCGCTTTACTCAGAGCAAAGAATGAATGCAGTGTTACTTGTTGAGGATCTGGAAGTGGCTTTAAGACCAAAAGCTAACAAGAAAGGCCTTGTGAACAGAGAAGAAATTGCGAAAATTGTGAAGGGTTTGATGGTGGGAGAAGAGGGGAAAAGAGTTCACAGCCGTATGAAAGACATGAAGATGGCTGCTGAGAATGCACTAAGTGCAGAAGGTTCTTCTACAAGGGCAATCTCTGAATTAGCATTCAAGATTGGTTTTAAAACAGGAGAATCTTAA
- the LOC133879141 gene encoding probable leucine-rich repeat receptor-like protein kinase At1g35710 yields the protein MKLIERPSILLLLGFLSVQSCMFRLAQSSTNFTDRSALIAFNSKITSDPNTTHVLAGNWSTATNFCDWIGVSCSRRRQRVTALNFSYMGLQGTISPHIGNLSFLLSLDLSNNSFFGSLPHEISRLHRLRILQLSSNLLEGTIPPSLQNCQNLRKILLESNHFTGAIPSSLSNLPSLEYLSLIYNSLTGPFPIVILNISSLTMIALTENHISGTLPMDLCSHCPNLRGLYLSDNQFNGRLPSQMSHCREVVHLALSSNEFYGSIPQGFGSLEKLKVLVLGVNKLTGNIPPTISNLSRLLVFEIAFNSITGSIPKDIWRLPNVKFLNFQVNYLTGTIPQDLFNISSLQAISLANNSLFGNLPSDSEFSCPNLKSLYFAGNQFSGLIPSYISNCSKLVLLEFAANTLSGAIPTSLGQLKYLKELYLGDNLLSGEPNQNQELNFFSSLINCRFLELVYLSNNPLDITLPDSIGNFSVSLRTIVSSQTQIRGHIPISIGSLKNLAWLDLGKNNLTGNIPYTIKRLEGLQRLSLGGNKIEGFIPEDIY from the exons ATGAAGCTAATAGAAAGGCCATCTATTCTCCTGCTCTTGGGTTTTCTATCAGTGCAGTCATGCATGTTTCGGTTGGCCCAATCTTCCACGAACTTCACCGACCGATCAGCTCTCATTGCCTTCAATTCTAAGATCACTTCTGACCCAAACACAACTCATGTCTTGGCTGGAAATTGGTCCACAGCTACAAACTTCTGCGATTGGATTGGGGTCTCATGCAGCAGACGCAGGCAAAGAGTGACTGCTTTGAACTTTTCCTACATGGGGCTCCAAGGCACCATTTCTCCCCATATTGGTAACCTCTCTTTCCTGCTCTCACTTGATCTTTCTAACAACAGCTTCTTTGGTTCTCTCCCGCATGAGATCAGTCGCCTACATCGCTTGAGAATACTCCAGCTCTCATCCAACCTATTGGAAG GTACCATCCCTCCATCTTTGCAAAACTGTCAGAATCTTCGAAAAATACTTCTAGAGAGCAACCATTTTACGGGTGCAATTCCGTCGTCCCTCAGCAATCTACCGTCGTTAGAGTACTTGAGTTTGATATACAACAGCCTCACTGGCCCATTTCCTATTGTCATCCTTAACATATCCTCTCTAACCATGATTGCTCTTACAGAAAATCACATCTCAGGAACTCTTCCAATGGATCTATGCAGCCATTGTCCTAATCTTCGAGGGCTTTATCTTTCAGACAACCAATTCAATGGTCGGCTCCCTTCACAAATGAGTCACTGTAGAGAGGTTGTACACTTAGCCCTATCATCCAATGAATTTTATGGGAGTATTCCACAAGGTTTTGGGAGTTTAGAGAAGCTTAAAGTGCTAGTTCTAGGGGTTAACAAGTTAACTGGAAATATACCTCCTACCATTAGTAATTTGTCAAGGCTACTTGTGTTCGAAATTGCATTCAATAGTATTACAGGAAGCATTCCCAAAGATATATGGCGTCTTCCAAAtgtgaaatttttgaattttcaagtcAATTATCTCACCGGGACAATCCCCCAAGACCTTTTCAACATTTCATCTCTACAAGCAATCTCCTTGGCAAATAATTCCCTATTTGGCAATCTTCCATCAGATTCTGAATTTTCCTGCCCGAATCTTAAATCTCTATATTTTGCTGGCAACCAATTTAGTGGTTTAATCCCATCGtatatttctaattgttctaagCTTGTCCTACTAGAATTTGCTGCAAACACACTCTCTGGAGCAATACCAACAAGTCTTGGacaactgaaatacctcaaagaACTTTATTTGGGTGACAATCTACTATCAGGAGAGCCTAATCAAAATCAAGAGCTTAATTTCTTCTCATCTTTAATTAATTGCAGATTTTTGGAGCTAGTCTACTTATCCAACAATCCCTTGGATATTACTCTTCCTGATTCTATTGGAAACTTTTCTGTTTCCCTTCGCACCATTGTTTCATCCCAAACCCAAATAAGGGGTCATATTCCTATAAGTATAGGTTCCTTAAAAAACTTGGCCTGGCTTGACTTGGGAAAAAACAATTTGACTGGAAATATACCGTACACAATTAAGAGATTGGAGGGGTTACAAAGATTGTCTCTTGGTGGCAATAAAATAGAAGGCTTCATTCCAGAAGACATAT ATTAG
- the LOC133879463 gene encoding hydroquinone glucosyltransferase-like, with translation MEHKPHIAILPSPGMGHLIPLVELAKILALRHDYRLTCIIPTIGSPSKAMKGVLEALPTSIDHVFLPPVNLNDLPAGEQPGIQVFLTMTRSLPSIRDVLKSLVETSRLAAVILDHTATDALDVANELNLSPYIFFTSSALALSLLLHLPKLDETISCEYRDLPEPLRLPGCVPLDGGDLMDHVQDRKSELYRLSLRHTKRLRLAEGIMVNTFMDLQGRAIKALEEEGAGNPTIYPIGPIIHTASSTTQVNERECLSWLDDQPSGSVLFVSFGSGGTLSYDQLNELAFGLQLSDQKFLWVARSPNNELANAAYLSDQSYENPLAYLPEGFAERTKGQGLVVPSWAPQARVLGHGSTGGFLTHCGWNSILESVMHGIPLIAWPLYSEQRMNAVLLVEDLRVALRPKANEKGLVNREEIAKIVKGLMVGEEGKRVHSRMKDMKMAAEKALSAEGSSTRAISELAFKIGFETGQ, from the exons ATGGAACACAAACCCCACATAGCAATTCTACCAAGTCCAGGGATGGGTCACCTTATCCCACTTGTGGAGCTTGCCAAGATCCTTGCTCTACGCCATGACTACCGTCTCACATGCATCATTCCCACAATTGGGTCTCCATCAAAAGCCATGAAAGGAGTCCTCGAAGCTCTCCCCACAAGCATAGACCATGTATTTCTTCCTCCGGTGAACCTGAACGACCTCCCGGCAGGCGAACAGCCCGGAATACAAGTTTTCCTCACCATGACTCGCTCTCTGCCATCTATTCGCGACGTGTTGAAGTCCTTGGTCGAAACTTCTCGGTTAGCCGCCGTTATCCTCGATCATACTGCCACCGACGCACTAGATGTTGCCAATGAGCTAAACCTCTCGCCGTACATTTTCTTCACCTCAAGTGCTTTGGCTCTGTCGTTGCTCTTGCATTTGCCAAAGCTGGACGAGACAATTTCGTGCGAGTACAGAGACCTGCCGGAACCGTTGAGACTTCCGGGGTGCGTACCTCTTGACGGTGGAGATCTTATGGATCACGTTCAAGACCGGAAAAGTGAACTGTACAGATTGTCTCTTCGCCACACAAAACGGCTCCGATTAGCTGAGGGTATTATGGTTAATACGTTCATGGACTTGCAAGGAAGAGCTATCAAAGCTTTGGAAGAGGAAGGAGCTGGAAACCCCACAATTTATCCAATTGGACCCATCATTCATACTGCTTCCAGTACTACACAG GTTAACGAGCGAGAGTGTTTAAGTTGGTTGGACGATCAGCCGAGCGGCTCCGTCCTATTTGTGTCTTTTGGGAGTGGCGGAACCCTATCCTATGATCAGCTCAATGAGCTAGCCTTTGGATTGCAATTGAGTGATCAAAAGTTCTTATGGGTTGCAAGAAGCCCAAACAATGAATTGGCTAATGCAGCATACCTCAGTGACCAAAGCTATGAAAACCCTCTAGCTTACTTGCCAGAAGGTTTTGCAGAGAGGACCAAAGGGCAAGGACTAGTGGTGCCGTCATGGGCGCCGCAGGCCCGAGTCCTTGGCCACGGCTCCACGGGCGGTTTCTTAACGCACTGCGGTTGGAATTCAATCCTGGAGAGTGTCATGCATGGCATACCTTTGATTGCATGGCCGCTTTACTCAGAGCAAAGAATGAATGCAGTGTTACTGGTTGAGGATCTGAGAGTGGCTTTAAGACCAAAAGCTAACGAGAAAGGCCTTGTGAACAGAGAAGAAATTGCGAAAATTGTGAAGGGCTTGATGGTGGGAGAAGAGGGGAAAAGAGTTCACAGCCGTATGAAAGACATGAAGATGGCTGCTGAGAAAGCCCTAAGTGCAGAAGGTTCTTCTACAAGGGCAATCTCTGAATTAGCATTCAAGATTGGTTTTGAAACAGGACAATAA